The following are encoded together in the Tripterygium wilfordii isolate XIE 37 chromosome 3, ASM1340144v1, whole genome shotgun sequence genome:
- the LOC119994997 gene encoding protein MODIFIER OF SNC1 11-like isoform X1 yields the protein MATVNADKLTTAATTHDNNDENTSKNPNQTPVASTKLDRPEDTSGNALSAVIPGCAGPKKNAQELKTTVAAAATLTGTTDASGSSIQKKIRRAERFGMAVMLSEEEKRNSRAERFGTGLRLQGSEALTKSEELKRKARAERFGLSVSSVTTGEEAKKKARVGRFAPAPKLDALEEEKRKARTARFSAPPTSSLTHVNGKGNIELVSPYLVESGSCWRGWWGFLNRVILHRS from the exons ATGGCCACCGTAAACGCTGATAAACTCACTACCGCTGCGACCACACACGACAACAACGATGAAAACACCAGTAAAAACCCGAACCAAACGCCCGTCGCATCAACCAAACTAGATCGCCCCGAAGACACTTCCGGCAACGCACTATCCGCCGTCATTCCCGGTTGTGCGGGGCCGAAGAAGAACGCCCAGGAATTGAAGACGACAGTAGCCGCGGCAGCCACTCTCACTGGGACAACTGATGCTTCGGGTTCTAGTATTCAGAAAAAGATCCGCCGTGCAGAGCGCTTTGGCATGGCCGTCATGCTCTCAGAGGAAGAGAAGCGCAACTCGCGAGCAGAAAG GTTTGGAACTGGGCTCAGATTGCAGGGATCAGAAGCATTGACAAAATCTGAGGAGCTGAAGAGAAAGGCTAGAGCAGAGAG GTTTGGGCTTTCAGTGTCATCTGTGACAACTGGTGAAGAAGCAAAGAAGAAAGCCCGCGTTGGCAGATTTGCACCTGCTCCAAAACTAGATGCACTTGAAGAGGAAAAGAGGAAAGCAAGGACTGCCAG GTTTTCAGCTCCTCCTACAAGTTCTCTGACGCATGTGAATGGCAAGGGGAATATTGAACTCGTTAGTCCTTATTTAGTGG AAAGCGGCAGTTGCTGGAGAGGCTGGTGGGGATTCCTGAACAGAGTTATTCTTCACCGTAGTTAG
- the LOC119984613 gene encoding WRKY transcription factor 44-like isoform X4 — protein sequence MDIKQAERIVVTKPVATRPTRSTFRSFSELLSGAIDDPPHETCSEIAVAAIRPKTVRFNQMASSAPGAALSSQAEFSETLLNFDSKRDVYKLDKRATLVYKPQAKFVSKTTVSLLANMGNFNSSYQEMLPLVETHVPCPNKDIQNLPSQLGKNLQIALHTETDRSIECENIALQNLEEVPNAPHAANGDRPSYDGYNWRKYGQKQVKGSEYPRSYYKCTHPNCPVKKKVERSFDGQIAEIVYKGEHNHSKPQPPNRNSSATHGLGSLSDPSAHETNVPSWDKLLDERNEGSKGRVENRYVEALSALACQDRDLLSSNPVVTGGINTGAVTSDNFCGISADCDEGSNGQDGEPRSKRRKSQNHFNEGVVAGEDIRDPHIAVQSSVDSEILGDGFRWRKYGQKVVKGNPYPRSYYRCTSLSCNVRKHVERASDDPRAFITTYEGKHNHEMPIKNKNLVSSESNSQATTS from the exons ATGGATATCAAGCAGGCAGAGAGGATAGTTGTTACCAAACCAGTAGCTACAAGGCCAACTCGTTCCACTTTTAGGTCATTTTCTGAGCTCCTTTCTGGTGCAATTGATGACCCACCCCATGAAACCTGTTCTGAGATTGCAGTTGCTGCCATAAGACCAAAGACTGTGAGGTTCAACCAAATGGCGAGTTCTGCTCCGGGGGCTGCACTTTCTTCCCAG GCTGAGTTCTCTGAAACTCTACTAAATTTTGACTCAAAACGTGACGTGTATAAGTTGGACAAAAGAGCTACTCTGGTATATAAACCACAAGCTAAGTTTGTGTCAAAGACGACTGTTTCTCTTTTGGCAAATATG GGAAACTTCAATAGTAGCTACCAAGAAATGCTACCATTGGTGGAGACACATGTTCCATGCCCAAACAAAGATATACAGAATCTCCCATCCCAGCTAGGCAAAAACCTTCAGATTGCATTGCATACAGAAACTGATCGGTCAATTGAATGCGAAAATATAGCACTGCAGAACCTAGAAGAGGTTCCAAATGCTCCTCATGCAGCAAATGGGGATCGACCATCTTATGATGGCTATAACTGGAGAAAGTATGGGCAAAAGCAAGTCAAAGGAAGTGAATATCCAAGAAGTTACTATAAGTGCACCCACCCTAATTGTCCTGTGAAAAAGAAGGTTGAAAGGTCGTTTGATGGACAGATCGCAGAAATTGTTTACAAGGGTGAACACAACCATTCAAAGCCTCAGCCTCCAAACCGCAACTCATCAGCAACACATGGTTTAGGATCTCTATCTGATCCTTCTGCTCATGAGACAAATGTCCCATCGTGGGATAAGCTCTTGGATGAAAGAAATGAAGGTTCTAAAGGTAGAGTAGAAAATCGATATGTGGAGGCATTATCTGCCTTGGCTTGTCAGGACAGAGATTTATTGTCTTCTAATCCTGTTGTAACTGGAGGAATTAATACTGGTGCTGTAACTTCTGACAATTTTTGTGGAATTAGTGCTGATTGTGATGAAGGAAGCAATGGACAGGATGGTGAACCTAGAAGCAAAAGAAG AAAAAGTCAGAATCATTTCAATGAAGGAGTTGTAGCAGGGGAAGATATACGAGATCCCCACATTGCGGTACAAAGTTCCGTGGATTCTGAAATTCTGGGGGATGGTTTCCGCTGGAGAAAATATGGACAGAAGGTTGTAAAGGGCAATCCATATCCCAG AAGTTACTACAGATGTACCAGTCTCAGCTGCAATGTGCGTAAGCATGTGGAAAGGGCATCGGATGATCCAAGGGCTTTTATTACGACATATGAAGGAAAACATAACCATGAAATGCCTATCAAGAATAAAAATTTGGTGTCCTCAGAATCAAATTCACAGGCCACTACTAGTTGA
- the LOC119984613 gene encoding WRKY transcription factor 44-like isoform X1, producing MHTILKYITGVGLRFKEVDSDSGTAEVNTGKRDLLNAERIVVTKPVATRPTRSTFRSFSELLSGAIDDPPHETCSEIAVAAIRPKTVRFNQMASSAPGAALSSQAEFSETLLNFDSKRDVYKLDKRATLVYKPQAKFVSKTTVSLLANMGNFNSSYQEMLPLVETHVPCPNKDIQNLPSQLGKNLQIALHTETDRSIECENIALQNLEEVPNAPHAANGDRPSYDGYNWRKYGQKQVKGSEYPRSYYKCTHPNCPVKKKVERSFDGQIAEIVYKGEHNHSKPQPPNRNSSATHGLGSLSDPSAHETNVPSWDKLLDERNEGSKGRVENRYVEALSALACQDRDLLSSNPVVTGGINTGAVTSDNFCGISADCDEGSNGQDGEPRSKRRKSQNHFNEGVVAGEDIRDPHIAVQSSVDSEILGDGFRWRKYGQKVVKGNPYPRSYYRCTSLSCNVRKHVERASDDPRAFITTYEGKHNHEMPIKNKNLVSSESNSQATTS from the exons ATGCATACTATACTGAAGTATATTACAGGGGTGGGTTTAAG ATTCAAAGAAGTTGATTCTGATTCTGGTACCGCTGAAGTGAACACTGGAAAGAGAGACCTCTTAAAT GCAGAGAGGATAGTTGTTACCAAACCAGTAGCTACAAGGCCAACTCGTTCCACTTTTAGGTCATTTTCTGAGCTCCTTTCTGGTGCAATTGATGACCCACCCCATGAAACCTGTTCTGAGATTGCAGTTGCTGCCATAAGACCAAAGACTGTGAGGTTCAACCAAATGGCGAGTTCTGCTCCGGGGGCTGCACTTTCTTCCCAG GCTGAGTTCTCTGAAACTCTACTAAATTTTGACTCAAAACGTGACGTGTATAAGTTGGACAAAAGAGCTACTCTGGTATATAAACCACAAGCTAAGTTTGTGTCAAAGACGACTGTTTCTCTTTTGGCAAATATG GGAAACTTCAATAGTAGCTACCAAGAAATGCTACCATTGGTGGAGACACATGTTCCATGCCCAAACAAAGATATACAGAATCTCCCATCCCAGCTAGGCAAAAACCTTCAGATTGCATTGCATACAGAAACTGATCGGTCAATTGAATGCGAAAATATAGCACTGCAGAACCTAGAAGAGGTTCCAAATGCTCCTCATGCAGCAAATGGGGATCGACCATCTTATGATGGCTATAACTGGAGAAAGTATGGGCAAAAGCAAGTCAAAGGAAGTGAATATCCAAGAAGTTACTATAAGTGCACCCACCCTAATTGTCCTGTGAAAAAGAAGGTTGAAAGGTCGTTTGATGGACAGATCGCAGAAATTGTTTACAAGGGTGAACACAACCATTCAAAGCCTCAGCCTCCAAACCGCAACTCATCAGCAACACATGGTTTAGGATCTCTATCTGATCCTTCTGCTCATGAGACAAATGTCCCATCGTGGGATAAGCTCTTGGATGAAAGAAATGAAGGTTCTAAAGGTAGAGTAGAAAATCGATATGTGGAGGCATTATCTGCCTTGGCTTGTCAGGACAGAGATTTATTGTCTTCTAATCCTGTTGTAACTGGAGGAATTAATACTGGTGCTGTAACTTCTGACAATTTTTGTGGAATTAGTGCTGATTGTGATGAAGGAAGCAATGGACAGGATGGTGAACCTAGAAGCAAAAGAAG AAAAAGTCAGAATCATTTCAATGAAGGAGTTGTAGCAGGGGAAGATATACGAGATCCCCACATTGCGGTACAAAGTTCCGTGGATTCTGAAATTCTGGGGGATGGTTTCCGCTGGAGAAAATATGGACAGAAGGTTGTAAAGGGCAATCCATATCCCAG AAGTTACTACAGATGTACCAGTCTCAGCTGCAATGTGCGTAAGCATGTGGAAAGGGCATCGGATGATCCAAGGGCTTTTATTACGACATATGAAGGAAAACATAACCATGAAATGCCTATCAAGAATAAAAATTTGGTGTCCTCAGAATCAAATTCACAGGCCACTACTAGTTGA
- the LOC119994997 gene encoding protein MODIFIER OF SNC1 11-like isoform X3 — protein MATVNADKLTTAATTHDNNDENTSKNPNQTPVASTKLDRPEDTSGNALSAVIPGCAGPKKNAQELKTTVAAAATLTGTTDASGSSIQKKIRRAERFGMAVMLSEEEKRNSRAERFGTGLRLQGSEALTKSEELKRKARAERFGLSVSSVTTGEEAKKKARVGRFAPAPKLDALEEEKRKARTARFSAPPTSSLTHVNGKGNIELKAAVAGEAGGDS, from the exons ATGGCCACCGTAAACGCTGATAAACTCACTACCGCTGCGACCACACACGACAACAACGATGAAAACACCAGTAAAAACCCGAACCAAACGCCCGTCGCATCAACCAAACTAGATCGCCCCGAAGACACTTCCGGCAACGCACTATCCGCCGTCATTCCCGGTTGTGCGGGGCCGAAGAAGAACGCCCAGGAATTGAAGACGACAGTAGCCGCGGCAGCCACTCTCACTGGGACAACTGATGCTTCGGGTTCTAGTATTCAGAAAAAGATCCGCCGTGCAGAGCGCTTTGGCATGGCCGTCATGCTCTCAGAGGAAGAGAAGCGCAACTCGCGAGCAGAAAG GTTTGGAACTGGGCTCAGATTGCAGGGATCAGAAGCATTGACAAAATCTGAGGAGCTGAAGAGAAAGGCTAGAGCAGAGAG GTTTGGGCTTTCAGTGTCATCTGTGACAACTGGTGAAGAAGCAAAGAAGAAAGCCCGCGTTGGCAGATTTGCACCTGCTCCAAAACTAGATGCACTTGAAGAGGAAAAGAGGAAAGCAAGGACTGCCAG GTTTTCAGCTCCTCCTACAAGTTCTCTGACGCATGTGAATGGCAAGGGGAATATTGAACTC AAAGCGGCAGTTGCTGGAGAGGCTGGTGGGGATTCCTGA
- the LOC119984613 gene encoding WRKY transcription factor 44-like isoform X2, which yields MHTILKYITGVGLRFKEVDSDSGTAEVNTGKRDLLNAERIVVTKPVATRPTRSTFRSFSELLSGAIDDPPHETCSEIAVAAIRPKTVRFNQMASSAPGAALSSQAEFSETLLNFDSKRDVYKLDKRATLVYKPQAKFVSKTTVSLLANMGNFNSSYQEMLPLVETHVPCPNKDIQNLPSQLGKNLQIALHTETDRSIECENIALQNLEEVPNAPHAANGDRPSYDGYNWRKYGQKQVKGSEYPRSYYKCTHPNCPVKKKVERSFDGQIAEIVYKGEHNHSKPQPPNRNSSATHGLGSLSDPSAHETNVPSWDKLLDERNEGSKGRVENRYVEALSALACQDRDLLSSNPVVTGGINTGAVTSDNFCGISADCDEGSNGQDGEPRSKRRKSQNHFNEGVVAGEDIRDPHIAVQSSVDSEILGDGFRWRKYGQKVVKGNPYPRCTSLSCNVRKHVERASDDPRAFITTYEGKHNHEMPIKNKNLVSSESNSQATTS from the exons ATGCATACTATACTGAAGTATATTACAGGGGTGGGTTTAAG ATTCAAAGAAGTTGATTCTGATTCTGGTACCGCTGAAGTGAACACTGGAAAGAGAGACCTCTTAAAT GCAGAGAGGATAGTTGTTACCAAACCAGTAGCTACAAGGCCAACTCGTTCCACTTTTAGGTCATTTTCTGAGCTCCTTTCTGGTGCAATTGATGACCCACCCCATGAAACCTGTTCTGAGATTGCAGTTGCTGCCATAAGACCAAAGACTGTGAGGTTCAACCAAATGGCGAGTTCTGCTCCGGGGGCTGCACTTTCTTCCCAG GCTGAGTTCTCTGAAACTCTACTAAATTTTGACTCAAAACGTGACGTGTATAAGTTGGACAAAAGAGCTACTCTGGTATATAAACCACAAGCTAAGTTTGTGTCAAAGACGACTGTTTCTCTTTTGGCAAATATG GGAAACTTCAATAGTAGCTACCAAGAAATGCTACCATTGGTGGAGACACATGTTCCATGCCCAAACAAAGATATACAGAATCTCCCATCCCAGCTAGGCAAAAACCTTCAGATTGCATTGCATACAGAAACTGATCGGTCAATTGAATGCGAAAATATAGCACTGCAGAACCTAGAAGAGGTTCCAAATGCTCCTCATGCAGCAAATGGGGATCGACCATCTTATGATGGCTATAACTGGAGAAAGTATGGGCAAAAGCAAGTCAAAGGAAGTGAATATCCAAGAAGTTACTATAAGTGCACCCACCCTAATTGTCCTGTGAAAAAGAAGGTTGAAAGGTCGTTTGATGGACAGATCGCAGAAATTGTTTACAAGGGTGAACACAACCATTCAAAGCCTCAGCCTCCAAACCGCAACTCATCAGCAACACATGGTTTAGGATCTCTATCTGATCCTTCTGCTCATGAGACAAATGTCCCATCGTGGGATAAGCTCTTGGATGAAAGAAATGAAGGTTCTAAAGGTAGAGTAGAAAATCGATATGTGGAGGCATTATCTGCCTTGGCTTGTCAGGACAGAGATTTATTGTCTTCTAATCCTGTTGTAACTGGAGGAATTAATACTGGTGCTGTAACTTCTGACAATTTTTGTGGAATTAGTGCTGATTGTGATGAAGGAAGCAATGGACAGGATGGTGAACCTAGAAGCAAAAGAAG AAAAAGTCAGAATCATTTCAATGAAGGAGTTGTAGCAGGGGAAGATATACGAGATCCCCACATTGCGGTACAAAGTTCCGTGGATTCTGAAATTCTGGGGGATGGTTTCCGCTGGAGAAAATATGGACAGAAGGTTGTAAAGGGCAATCCATATCCCAG ATGTACCAGTCTCAGCTGCAATGTGCGTAAGCATGTGGAAAGGGCATCGGATGATCCAAGGGCTTTTATTACGACATATGAAGGAAAACATAACCATGAAATGCCTATCAAGAATAAAAATTTGGTGTCCTCAGAATCAAATTCACAGGCCACTACTAGTTGA
- the LOC119994997 gene encoding protein MODIFIER OF SNC1 11-like isoform X2, with product MATVNADKLTTAATTHDNNDENTSKNPNQTPVASTKLDRPEDTSGNALSAVIPGCAGPKKNAQELKTTVAAAATLTGTTDASGSSIQKKIRRAERFGMAVMLSEEEKRNSRAERFGTGLRLQGSEALTKSEELKRKARAERFGLSVSSVTTGEEAKKKARVGRFAPAPKLDALEEEKRKARTARFSAPPTSSLTHVNGKGNIELVSPYLKAAVAGEAGGDS from the exons ATGGCCACCGTAAACGCTGATAAACTCACTACCGCTGCGACCACACACGACAACAACGATGAAAACACCAGTAAAAACCCGAACCAAACGCCCGTCGCATCAACCAAACTAGATCGCCCCGAAGACACTTCCGGCAACGCACTATCCGCCGTCATTCCCGGTTGTGCGGGGCCGAAGAAGAACGCCCAGGAATTGAAGACGACAGTAGCCGCGGCAGCCACTCTCACTGGGACAACTGATGCTTCGGGTTCTAGTATTCAGAAAAAGATCCGCCGTGCAGAGCGCTTTGGCATGGCCGTCATGCTCTCAGAGGAAGAGAAGCGCAACTCGCGAGCAGAAAG GTTTGGAACTGGGCTCAGATTGCAGGGATCAGAAGCATTGACAAAATCTGAGGAGCTGAAGAGAAAGGCTAGAGCAGAGAG GTTTGGGCTTTCAGTGTCATCTGTGACAACTGGTGAAGAAGCAAAGAAGAAAGCCCGCGTTGGCAGATTTGCACCTGCTCCAAAACTAGATGCACTTGAAGAGGAAAAGAGGAAAGCAAGGACTGCCAG GTTTTCAGCTCCTCCTACAAGTTCTCTGACGCATGTGAATGGCAAGGGGAATATTGAACTCGTTAGTCCTTATTTA AAAGCGGCAGTTGCTGGAGAGGCTGGTGGGGATTCCTGA
- the LOC119984613 gene encoding WRKY transcription factor 44-like isoform X3, producing the protein MHTILKYITGVGLRFKEVDSDSGTAEVNTGKRDLLNAERIVVTKPVATRPTRSTFRSFSELLSGAIDDPPHETCSEIAVAAIRPKTVRFNQMAEFSETLLNFDSKRDVYKLDKRATLVYKPQAKFVSKTTVSLLANMGNFNSSYQEMLPLVETHVPCPNKDIQNLPSQLGKNLQIALHTETDRSIECENIALQNLEEVPNAPHAANGDRPSYDGYNWRKYGQKQVKGSEYPRSYYKCTHPNCPVKKKVERSFDGQIAEIVYKGEHNHSKPQPPNRNSSATHGLGSLSDPSAHETNVPSWDKLLDERNEGSKGRVENRYVEALSALACQDRDLLSSNPVVTGGINTGAVTSDNFCGISADCDEGSNGQDGEPRSKRRKSQNHFNEGVVAGEDIRDPHIAVQSSVDSEILGDGFRWRKYGQKVVKGNPYPRSYYRCTSLSCNVRKHVERASDDPRAFITTYEGKHNHEMPIKNKNLVSSESNSQATTS; encoded by the exons ATGCATACTATACTGAAGTATATTACAGGGGTGGGTTTAAG ATTCAAAGAAGTTGATTCTGATTCTGGTACCGCTGAAGTGAACACTGGAAAGAGAGACCTCTTAAAT GCAGAGAGGATAGTTGTTACCAAACCAGTAGCTACAAGGCCAACTCGTTCCACTTTTAGGTCATTTTCTGAGCTCCTTTCTGGTGCAATTGATGACCCACCCCATGAAACCTGTTCTGAGATTGCAGTTGCTGCCATAAGACCAAAGACTGTGAGGTTCAACCAAATG GCTGAGTTCTCTGAAACTCTACTAAATTTTGACTCAAAACGTGACGTGTATAAGTTGGACAAAAGAGCTACTCTGGTATATAAACCACAAGCTAAGTTTGTGTCAAAGACGACTGTTTCTCTTTTGGCAAATATG GGAAACTTCAATAGTAGCTACCAAGAAATGCTACCATTGGTGGAGACACATGTTCCATGCCCAAACAAAGATATACAGAATCTCCCATCCCAGCTAGGCAAAAACCTTCAGATTGCATTGCATACAGAAACTGATCGGTCAATTGAATGCGAAAATATAGCACTGCAGAACCTAGAAGAGGTTCCAAATGCTCCTCATGCAGCAAATGGGGATCGACCATCTTATGATGGCTATAACTGGAGAAAGTATGGGCAAAAGCAAGTCAAAGGAAGTGAATATCCAAGAAGTTACTATAAGTGCACCCACCCTAATTGTCCTGTGAAAAAGAAGGTTGAAAGGTCGTTTGATGGACAGATCGCAGAAATTGTTTACAAGGGTGAACACAACCATTCAAAGCCTCAGCCTCCAAACCGCAACTCATCAGCAACACATGGTTTAGGATCTCTATCTGATCCTTCTGCTCATGAGACAAATGTCCCATCGTGGGATAAGCTCTTGGATGAAAGAAATGAAGGTTCTAAAGGTAGAGTAGAAAATCGATATGTGGAGGCATTATCTGCCTTGGCTTGTCAGGACAGAGATTTATTGTCTTCTAATCCTGTTGTAACTGGAGGAATTAATACTGGTGCTGTAACTTCTGACAATTTTTGTGGAATTAGTGCTGATTGTGATGAAGGAAGCAATGGACAGGATGGTGAACCTAGAAGCAAAAGAAG AAAAAGTCAGAATCATTTCAATGAAGGAGTTGTAGCAGGGGAAGATATACGAGATCCCCACATTGCGGTACAAAGTTCCGTGGATTCTGAAATTCTGGGGGATGGTTTCCGCTGGAGAAAATATGGACAGAAGGTTGTAAAGGGCAATCCATATCCCAG AAGTTACTACAGATGTACCAGTCTCAGCTGCAATGTGCGTAAGCATGTGGAAAGGGCATCGGATGATCCAAGGGCTTTTATTACGACATATGAAGGAAAACATAACCATGAAATGCCTATCAAGAATAAAAATTTGGTGTCCTCAGAATCAAATTCACAGGCCACTACTAGTTGA